A window from Candidatus Afararchaeum irisae encodes these proteins:
- a CDS encoding HAD family hydrolase — MFDYYLFDLDGVIVDVEEEYRRAVFDEVEDRLGRSFSDDQIRNLWHGIGEDSRDEILRSWGYDEPRDFWDVFDEVDTVERRLEYTYAYDDAYSIEEIDAKKGVVTHSPPELAVPALEKAGLDHHFDTVVSCSYDIGFKPDPNPIQRCMSEIGAEPSSDADTESTVMVGDSTSDVKGAWNAGITASHIDRLGHPVEADINVESVDEIASLDAARISNSGDYQFSTTSPAFSTDL; from the coding sequence ATGTTCGACTACTACCTCTTCGACCTCGACGGTGTCATAGTCGACGTCGAGGAAGAGTACAGGAGGGCAGTCTTCGACGAGGTCGAGGATCGTCTCGGACGTTCCTTCTCCGACGACCAGATACGTAATCTGTGGCACGGCATCGGCGAAGACTCACGTGACGAGATACTCCGGTCGTGGGGATACGACGAGCCGCGTGACTTCTGGGACGTCTTCGACGAGGTCGACACAGTCGAGAGACGTTTAGAGTACACCTACGCCTACGACGACGCCTACTCGATAGAGGAGATCGACGCGAAGAAGGGGGTCGTGACACATTCGCCTCCCGAGCTCGCCGTCCCGGCTCTCGAAAAGGCGGGACTCGACCACCATTTCGACACCGTCGTCTCGTGTTCGTACGACATAGGCTTCAAGCCCGACCCTAATCCGATACAGAGATGTATGTCTGAGATCGGTGCCGAGCCCTCGTCGGACGCTGACACCGAGTCTACCGTCATGGTGGGCGACTCGACCTCCGATGTCAAAGGCGCGTGGAACGCAGGTATTACTGCGAGCCATATCGACCGTCTCGGACATCCCGTAGAAGCCGACATAAACGTCGAGTCGGTCGACGAGATCGCGTCTCTTGACGCGGCGCGTATCTCGAACTCAGGCGACTACCAGTTCTCGACGACCTCTCCGGCGTTCTCGACCGACCTGTAG